ACCCTCCCCATtccttcattgttttcaatggagctcccaacattccatagTTCTAATCATAGTTCTAATTCCTTATACACTATTAAAGCAGTCCAAACGTGATGTTTAATATGATTTCTCACACTCTCCTGGAGTAGGGAGTTATAGCTCTAGCCAGTCAGAATGGTAATTTTGCTGATTCACGCCATATTGGTTAACCACAAAGCAAAGTGGCTTGGCTACAGCTATCAGCACCCAAAAAAGGGAGAGCAGTAGGTTTTTCCATATTCAGAAGAAGCTTGATCCAACACCAGATTACTTGAGGGTCAGGCAGGGGAGGTCTATCTGAAGGAACAAACAAGCTGACACATCCACTTTGGTCAAAGCACAGACTGCAGAGAGATCCCGATCTTGTGAAGACATGCACACGGTGTCCCAAATCGAAATCCATTATCCAGGTTGAACACAAAAGGACAGACTCATACATGCAAAGGACTCCAGTTATAGAGGACTGGTTGAATCATTACAGGAGACTCCCCATCATGCACCGTGCAGGTGAAAAGGCCTGTATGCCTCAACTACAGTCCACTGCCATCAGTCATCTTAAGGACTGCTAAGGAGTAGTGACTCATCCCTCACATCAGTTGGGGATAAATGTTGAGCACCCCCTTTGATCTGAACTGTGCTCTGCTCTTGGGCATCTCTTGCACCACCTTCAAAGTTCTAGCCATTTGTCAAGTCAAGAAGGAAAATGACAGAGCAGGTGAGAATAATATGTGTAGGGCAGCTTTTTAAAAAAGCAGGCAAAAGAGACTTTCCCCGACAACAATAAATGTGAATAATTAGATTTTGTATACCATTAAACATTTGTGAGCGAAATGTGAGTATTTTTGTTCAGTCTCTTTGGGCTACCCGCCCTGCGGAACACATTTAAATCCATGGGGGTCTGCGTGCGTAGTACTCTTCTGGAAGTACAAGCATGGGTGGGTGATGTTCTGTGTACATCTGACAAATGTACATGAACAGGAGGCTAGCCATACGCAAATCCAGTCAGAGAGCTTTCCTTTACTTTACGAGTGGATGGGAATCTGTGTGGGGAAACTGATATGTGAAAAAAAGCACTGAGAAAACCCATGCACAGATGACACAGAGGTAttccacacacaagcacatcagCCTCTCACTCACAGCCACACAAAGTGAGTGGTTCATTTTAAGTGAAAATGGCTGACTCCTGGAGTAAATTGGGTTGTTAAATGAAAGCCAAGGCCTGGAAAATGGAGGTCAGATAATATGGAGTCATCTTGTAAAGTTACCCACTTGTTTCCACCCCAGACCTGAAATAAAAGTTTGCTAGATACTCACACTGGCTTCCAGGTCTTCAGTTTTGTTTCTGAGGTTGTCGAGATTCTCCCCGCGAGCCAAGATTCTATCCACATTTTGAGACATGATGTTTTTCACCCCCTCCACCTCACTCTGCAGATTTCGGACGCGGTCATTTCCCACAGCACTGGGACCAGCCCCATCATCTTGATTCTGAAGCCAAAAAGAATAATAATTTATGATATAAGAATTTAAATTATTCCTTTCATCAGCAAGTAATGTTCAAGGTCTACCATTAACAGTTAGGTGCTTGCATTCGGACGATCTGCCCGGGGCATCTGCTAGACATTTGTTCATTTATTCTGTGCTTAGTGGAAATCACACATATTAAGAATTATCCTCAAAAAGCCCTTATGGCAAGTCTGATGTTTAGTAAAATGCCATTGTTCTGCAATCATACACTAATAGCTGCACAGGGCAGGGTCCACCTTGTAAGTTTATTAAATGTAGTTTTTAAGGTCTATTGTAagcatacgacctcttgtatacttttaactatacttcttctgtgggcttccagctatttcatttgttagtttcagtgtcatttaaaaatcctcgcttgctaatggtcagtcatgcctctttgtccgtccttcttctgtgtgggagcagggaccaactactatataattacgctttgtcctgttcatCTGgtctgtaggtttttttttttttctaaactttgTTGCCTGCTCCTGTTCGGGGGAAGTttccctttttatttgcagagAATTCTTCTGCTGAAATTAGCTATACAcagggctataaatcaggctgttatcttggtcacatttggtctttgtgagcTCTCTGAACCCTCTCTCAACTGCCGGGCTCCCTCCCTtcctggcttggattttctttaccaagtgtgcctgcctgtgtgctgagagcaagggcggaggatcgcttgtaattgatTATAGCCTAGGCACCAAGCTCTACCAGgtctccgcaatccttagagataGTGCCCGCTTCTGATCCATAGTGGGATCCCACTaggagctccatcagtgcacctcagtaaacacactccaagccctcagctgtgccagtgccaggaacaccacacacgctgtctgccacagcacctcagttcttgaagtcagtacactctgctgcgccAAGTACTGGGACCGCTGGCTCAGCTCCATCAaggtacctcagttcacacactccaagccctc
The Pleurodeles waltl isolate 20211129_DDA chromosome 11, aPleWal1.hap1.20221129, whole genome shotgun sequence genome window above contains:
- the VAMP8 gene encoding vesicle-associated membrane protein 8 translates to MDRGMNQDDGAGPSAVGNDRVRNLQSEVEGVKNIMSQNVDRILARGENLDNLRNKTEDLEASSEHFKTTSQKVARKYWWKNAKMIAIICVVVGIIVLFIILFATGAIPT